In Uranotaenia lowii strain MFRU-FL chromosome 2, ASM2978415v1, whole genome shotgun sequence, one genomic interval encodes:
- the LOC129745751 gene encoding NEDD8: MLIKVKTLTGKEIEIDIEPTDKVDRIKERVEEKEGIPPQQQRLIFSGKQMNDDKTAQDYKVQGGSVLHLVLALRGGYIC; encoded by the exons ATGTTGATCAAAGTAAAG ACCTTGACCGGAAAGGAAATCGAGATCGACATCGAGCCCACGGATAAGGTGGACCGAATCAAGGAACGAGTCGAGGAAAAGGAGGGCATTCCCCCGCAGCAGCAGCGGCTCATCTTTTCCGGCAAGCAGAT GAACGACGACAAAACGGCCCAGGACTACAAGGTCCAGGGCGGTTCGGTGCTGCATTTGGTGTTGGCCCTGCGAGGCGGTTACATTTGCTAA
- the LOC129745750 gene encoding KRR1 small subunit processome component homolog has product MSDSESDGNEQPAGADIEHFNGPVENAWLLKIPEFKAEDNPNGLLEESSFACLFPKYREKYIKECWPLVEKALEGHHLRAELDLIQGNMAVKTTRKTWDPFIILKARDLIKLLSRSVPFEQAVKVLDDEISCDIIKIKNLVRNKAKFVKRRNRLIGPNGCTLKSLELLTNCYVLVQGATVSAIGPYKGLQCVRKVVEETMKNIHPIYNIKALMIKRELMKDDKLKDENWERFLPKFQSKNTTKRKKPKVVKKKKDYTPFPPAPQENKVDKELASGEYFLTDAQKKAKRNQERKEKEKKNSETQKVRREKDFVAPDESKFSGKTNKGDKAGGLDVKSLKSKIAKANKKVKQNK; this is encoded by the exons ATGAGTGATTCGGAATCCGATGGGAACGAGCAGCCAGCGGGAGCCGATATCGAGCATTTCAATGGGCCGGTGGAGAATGCGTGGCTCCTCAAGATACCGGAATTCAAAGCCGAAGACAATCCGAACGGGCTGCTGGAGGAAAGTTCGTTTGCCTGCCTCTTTCCCAAGTATCGGGAGAAGTACATCAAGGAATGCTGGCCCCTGGTTGAGAAGGCGCTCGAAGGGCACCATCTGAGGGCGGAACTGGATTTGATTCAGG GCAACATGGCCGTGAAAACCACCAGAAAAACGTGGGACCCCTTCATTATCCTGAAAGCACGGGACCTGATAAAGCTGCTATCCCGTTCTGTTCCCTTTGAACAAGCGGTCAAAGTGCTGGACGACGAAATCAGCTGCGATATTATCAAGATCAAAAATCTGGTTCGCAACAAGGCTAAATTCGTCAAGAGGAGAAATCGCCTGATCGGTCCTAATGGTTGTACTTTAAAATCCTTGGAGCTGCTCACCAACTGCTACGTGCTGGTTCAGGGTGCTACTGTTTCTGCCATAGGCCCTTACAAAGGACTGCAATGTGTCCGCAAGGTGGTCGAAGAAACGATGAAAAACATCCATCCCATTTACAACATCAAAGCGCTGATGATCAAACGGGAACTTATGAAGGACGACAAGCTGAAGGACGAAAATTGGGAACGGTTCCTGCCAAAGTTCCAATCCAAGAACACAACCAAACGGAAGAAGCCCAAAGTGGTTAAGAAAAAGAAGGACTACACACCATTCCCACCGGCGCCGCAGGAAAACAAAGTGGACAAGGAGCTTGCATCGGGCGAGTACTTCCTTACCGATGCCCAGAAGAAGGCTAAACGAAACCAGGAACGCAAGGAGAAGGAAAAGAAGAATTCCGAAACCCAGAAGGTTCGCCGCGAGAAGGACTTTGTCGCGCCGGATGAGAGTAAGTTTAGTGGAAAGACTAACAAGGGCGATAAGGCAGGCGGTTTGGATGTGAAATCACTCAAAAGCAAAATAGCGAAAGCGAATAAGAAGGTAAAGCAAAATAAATAG
- the LOC129745066 gene encoding TBC1 domain family member 15: MDSEIQEIFNQHGVTLKKASASYMAALNTVGQLSFGKYANREIHVFLWEQTAMCDILDTESQDSGWSLVDTVESTSSVPPSVLDDVDDEARDGFGKSNPDSIENSPAAAPRGSSKQPKISIQVLFRDLDGIEISKTEFRLIGPESQTHSVYQFNHGSPEMLINILEHGGFVRKSTKRKHFYHCVEEGDNLKLQKSFSELNIADIRNRSRQSSLYTDLISKLANVHNQILPLGATRYPLGGNERSNRSSNSGSHSELPMPPSDCNDNRQTNRLIPRPDVHRETPLSAGRWKGFRTPEGTIAEPDKVRSIIFRGGIDPDIRAEVWKYLLGLDVWEHTTDERVDRRANKTQEYFQMKLQWLTITHTQEHNFAGYRERKCQVEKDVKRTDRAFEFFAGDDNPNLSKLQDILMTYIMYNFDLGYVQGMNDLLAPILSLVQHEAESFWCFVGFMQKVFQNFDIDQKGMKQQLEYLRTLLAFVNERLYNYLKDNQSENMYFCFRWLLVWFKREFSNSDIMQLWEILWTGLPCPNFHLFICVAILDQEMDVFIDGKFTFTEILKHVNELSGNLNLQAILEQAESIYLQVKGSLDNSKEPHTELRKLIGEELSPDGNVNGSGTGSDEDDDSCMSILNEKSSEDLEAMQRKVDEACDLSMSYAFF, encoded by the exons ATGGACTCTGAAATTCAG gaaattttcaaccagcATGGGGTGACGTTGAAAAAGGCCAGCGCAAGCTACATGGCTGCGCTGAACACGGTCGGACAGCTGTCCTTCGGAAAGTACGCAAACCGGGAGATTCACGTCTTCCTGTGGGAACAGACGGCCATGTGTGACATTCTGGACACCGAAAGTCAGGACAGCGGCTGGTCCTTAGTGGACACGGTCGAATCGACCTCATCCGTCCCTCCGAGTGTGCTCGATGACGTTGACGACGAAGCGCGAGACGGTTTTGGCAAATCGAATCCCGATTCGATTGAAAACTCCCCGGCTGCCGCACCCCGCGGATCGTCGAAGCAACCGAAAATATCAATCCAAGTTCTCTTCCGAGATCTCGACGGGATTGAGATAAGCAAAACAGAATTCCGACTGATCGGACCCGAATCGCAAACGCACAGCGTCTATCAGTTCAACCACGGTTCCCCGGAAATGCTGATCAACATCCTGGAGCACGGAGGATTCGTTCGAAAAAGCACCAAGCGAAAACATTTCTATCACTGCGTCGAGGAAGGCGACAACCTGAAGCTGCAGAAATCTTTCTCGGAACTGAATATCGCCGACATTCGGAATCGATCCCGACAAAGCAGTCTGTACACCGACCTGATATCCAAACTTGCCAACGTTCACAACCAAATCTTGCCGCTCGGGGCCACACGATACCCGCTCGGAGGGAACGAGCGATCCAATCGAAGCTCCAACAGTGGCTCCCATTCGGAGTTGCCAATGCCGCCATCGGATTGTAACGATAACCGGCAGACGAACCGGCTGATTCCTAGACCCGATGTGCATCGCGAGACTCCACTGAGTGCCGGCCGATGGAAGGGATTCCGAACGCCGGAAGGTACCATCGCGGAACCGGACAAGGTCAGAAGCATCATCTTCCGAGGG GGCATCGATCCGGACATCCGGGCCGAGGTGTGGAAGTATCTGCTGGGGCTGGACGTTTGGGAGCACACAACCGACGAGCGGGTGGATCGGCGGGCCAACAAAACCCAGGAATACTTTCAGATGAAGCTGCAGTGGCTGACGATAACGCACACCCAGGAACACAACTTCGCCGGCTATCGGGAACGGAAGTGCCAGGTCGAGAAGGACGTGAAGCGGACGGATCGGGCGTTCGAGTTTTTCGCCGGCGACGACAATCCGAATCTATCCAAACTGCAGGACATCCTGATGACCTACATTATGTATAACTTCGATCTGGGATACGTCCAGGGGATGAACGATTTGCTGGCGCCAATTTTGAGTTTGGTTCAACACGAGGCGGAGAGCTTTTGGTGCTTTGTGGGATTCATGCAGAAGGTGTTCCAGAACTTTGACATCGATCAGAAAGGTATGAAGCAACAGTTGGAATACCTGAGGACACTGTTGGCTTTCGTGAACGAGCGACTGTACAACTATCTGAAGGATAACCAGTCGGAGAACATGTACTTCTGCTTCCGATGGTTGCTCGTGTGGTTCAAGCGAGAGTTTTCAAATAGTGATATCATGCAGTTGTGGGAGATCCTTTGGACCGGACTACCCTGTCCCAACTTTCACCTATTCATTTGTGTAGCCATTCTTGACCAGGAAATGGACGTTTTCATCGATGGTAAATTTACCTTCACGGAAATCCTTAAACACGTCAACGAACTGTCGGGTAATCTGAACCTGCAAGCTATTTTGGAACAGGCAGAAAGCATTTACCTGCAGGTGAAAGGTTCCTTGGACAACTCTAAAGAACCGCATACGGAGCTCCGTAAACTGATCGGAGAGGAGTTAAGTCCGGATGGCAATGTGAACGGCAGTGGAACCGGTAGTGATGAAGACGACGACAGCTGTATgtcaattttgaacgaaaagtCCTCGGAGGACTTGGAAGCGATGCAGCGAAAGGTGGATGAGGCTTGTGATTTGTCGATGAGTTACGCGTTTTTCtag
- the LOC129741184 gene encoding uncharacterized protein LOC129741184 translates to MEKACFLPTNEGNPVWHPYRELLGSLMYTILCVRPDISFAVAYLGRFQNKPGEAHWQALKRVVQYIKGTKNLKFQFKRDEKAEALIGYADTDDRKSVSGYVFKIFGKTVSWASREQQTVALSFCEAEYAALSVAASKVLWLQGILEDLQQVPSGKPFRIFADNHGCIAMATNTENKRVKHIDVKHHFLREHVAHGRLQIVAIGTANQLADAFTKALEPGRFCNLCSLLGLTDSRRVLK, encoded by the coding sequence ATGGAGAAGGCCTGTTTTCTCCCAACGAATGAAGGAAATCCGGTCTGGCATCCGTATCGTGAGCTACTTGGAAGTCTCATGTACACAATTCTATGCGTCCGTCCCGATATTTCATTCGCCGTTGCATACTTGGGACGTTTCCAAAATAAACCTGGCGAAGCACACTGGCAAGCGCTGAAAAGAGTGGTCCAATACATAAAAGGCACGAAGAACCTCAAGTTCCAATTCAAGCGGGACGAAAAGGCTGAAGCACTGATCGGGTACGCTGATACCGACGATAGAAAATCCGTCAGCGGTTATGTCTTCAAGATATTCGGCAAAACGGTGTCCTGGGCCAGTAGGGAGCAACAAACGGTTGCATTGTCATTCTGTGAGGCAGAGTATGCAGCCTTAAGCGTAGCTGCTTCCAAAGTACTGTGGCTACAAGGAATTCTGGAAGATCTGCAACAAGTTCCCTCTGGAAAACCGTTCAGGATTTTTGCAGACAATCATGGCTGCATTGCGATGGCCACAAACACCGAAAATAAGCGTGTGAAGCATATTGATGTGAAACACCATTTCCTGCGAGAGCATGTGGCACACGGAAGGCTGCAGATCGTAGCAATAGGAACAGCAAACCAACTTGCGGATGCGTTCACCAAAGCTCTGGAACCTGGACGTTTCTGCAACCTGTGTTCCCTCCTGGGATTGACCGATTCAAGGCGAGTGTTGAAATAA